From a single Pseudomonas sp. A34-9 genomic region:
- the recB gene encoding exodeoxyribonuclease V subunit beta produces the protein MSTKTPLALAFPLQGSQLIEASAGTGKTFTISALYLRLILGHGGESNGFGRELLPPQILVVTFTDAATKELRERIRTRLAEAARFFRDETPAPDGLITELRDQFEPQQWPGCANRLDVAAQWMDEAAVSTIHSWCQRMLREHAFDSGSLFTQSLETDHSDLLGEVLRDYWRLFCYPMQGDALNWVRSNWGGPAALLPRVRGLFASERDSDEGKAPAELIDECLQERRAALIELKMPWRQWADELLAICQQGVASKTVDGRKMQARYFEPWFEKLKAWAEDESLEQLDIGTGFTRLTPDGMAEAWKGQAPNHPGLDAMPKLKSSLDALPTPDAAVLQHAAKWVGRRFEEEKRRRAEMGFDDMLLRLDAALQSDGGERLATLIREQFPVALIDEFQDTDPVQYRIFESIYRIEDNSPETGLFLIGDPKQAIYAFRGADIYTYLRARQATTGRLHTLGTNFRSSHGMVNAVNHVFERAESREQGRGAFLFREKNGENPVPFLPVESQGRGEQLQVAGQVVAALNVWHLSTDQPLSGAVYRQQLAAACASEITALLNGGQNASAGFTQDGKDFRGLRPSDIAILVRDGKEAQAVRSELASRGVRSVYLSDKDSVFAAQEAHDLLSWLKACAEPDVERSLKAALACITLNLPLAELERLNQDELVWETRVMQFRGYRELWRKQGVLPMLRRLLHDFHLPQTLMTRTDGERVLTNLLHLSELMQQAAAELDGEQALIRHLGELLAVSGQAGEEQILRLESDEQLVKVVTIHKSKGLEYPLVFLPFICSAKPVDGSRLPLHYHDGAGKAQISLKPTAELIAQADDERLAEDLRLLYVALTRAQHACWLGVTDLKRGNNNSSVLHLSALGYLLGGGASLGESSELKRWLQDLQQDCPAISTGEMPPPTDEHYQPPRNDAVLSATLLPKRKASENWWIASYSALRISDVLSVGSDEAPDSPQAQKLFDDERLDPDAPREIISGGADIHRFPRGPNPGTFLHGLLEWAGDDGFAVTREALEDAIARRCNLRGWEGWITTLSDWLQHLLKSPLPVAGGQPPVVLEQLKQYRVEMEFWFASHKVDVLKLDELVRQHTHRGVARVAAEPVQLNGMFKGFIDLTFEHNGRYYVADYKSNWLGVDDLAYTEQAMEQSILDNRYDLQYVLYLLALHRQLKARLPDYDYDRHVGGALYLFLRGTRADSRGVYFIRPPRELIERLDRMFQGKPEPKTEPAWEQGVLL, from the coding sequence ATGAGCACAAAGACACCCCTCGCACTGGCCTTCCCGTTACAGGGCAGCCAGTTGATCGAAGCCAGTGCCGGTACCGGTAAAACCTTCACGATTTCTGCGCTCTATCTGCGGCTTATCCTGGGGCACGGTGGCGAGTCGAACGGGTTTGGTCGTGAATTGCTGCCGCCGCAAATTCTCGTTGTCACCTTCACCGATGCCGCGACCAAGGAACTGCGTGAGCGCATACGCACGCGTCTGGCTGAGGCCGCGCGATTTTTTCGTGACGAAACGCCTGCCCCTGACGGACTGATTACTGAACTGCGCGATCAATTCGAACCACAGCAGTGGCCAGGTTGTGCCAACCGCCTCGATGTCGCTGCGCAATGGATGGACGAGGCCGCCGTTTCGACCATCCACAGTTGGTGTCAGCGCATGCTACGTGAGCACGCGTTCGACAGCGGCAGCCTGTTCACTCAATCGCTGGAAACCGATCACAGCGACTTGCTCGGCGAAGTGCTGCGCGATTACTGGCGACTGTTCTGTTACCCGATGCAGGGCGATGCCTTGAACTGGGTTCGTAGCAACTGGGGCGGCCCTGCGGCATTGCTGCCTCGTGTGCGCGGCCTGTTTGCGAGTGAGCGCGACAGTGACGAGGGAAAGGCTCCGGCAGAGCTGATCGATGAATGCCTGCAAGAGCGCCGTGCAGCGCTGATCGAACTGAAAATGCCTTGGCGGCAGTGGGCAGACGAATTGCTCGCCATCTGCCAGCAAGGCGTTGCGAGCAAAACCGTCGACGGGCGCAAGATGCAGGCGCGGTACTTCGAGCCGTGGTTCGAAAAGCTCAAGGCATGGGCTGAAGACGAGTCGCTGGAGCAACTCGATATCGGCACCGGTTTCACCCGACTGACCCCCGACGGCATGGCCGAAGCGTGGAAAGGTCAGGCCCCGAACCATCCGGGCCTGGACGCCATGCCAAAGCTCAAGTCGAGTCTCGATGCATTGCCGACCCCCGATGCCGCTGTGCTGCAACATGCCGCCAAATGGGTAGGCAGACGCTTTGAAGAAGAGAAGCGGCGTCGCGCCGAGATGGGCTTCGATGACATGCTGTTACGTTTGGATGCGGCTTTGCAATCCGACGGTGGTGAACGCCTTGCGACGTTGATTCGCGAGCAATTTCCGGTCGCGCTGATCGATGAGTTTCAGGACACCGATCCGGTGCAGTACCGAATCTTTGAAAGCATCTATCGCATCGAAGACAACAGTCCCGAGACCGGCTTGTTCCTGATCGGTGATCCGAAGCAGGCGATCTACGCTTTCCGCGGTGCAGACATCTACACCTATCTGCGCGCGCGTCAGGCCACCACTGGCCGACTGCATACGCTGGGTACCAACTTCCGTTCCAGCCACGGCATGGTCAACGCGGTCAATCATGTATTCGAGCGCGCCGAGTCCCGAGAGCAGGGCCGCGGCGCGTTTTTGTTCCGCGAGAAAAACGGCGAAAACCCGGTGCCGTTCCTCCCCGTCGAATCTCAGGGGCGCGGGGAACAGCTGCAAGTTGCCGGGCAAGTTGTCGCGGCGTTGAATGTCTGGCACTTGTCCACCGACCAGCCACTGTCGGGCGCGGTCTATCGCCAACAGTTGGCAGCCGCGTGCGCCAGCGAAATCACCGCGTTGCTCAATGGCGGGCAAAACGCTAGCGCAGGGTTCACTCAGGACGGCAAAGACTTCAGAGGCCTGAGGCCGTCCGACATTGCGATTCTCGTACGCGACGGCAAAGAAGCCCAGGCCGTACGTAGTGAACTCGCCAGCCGAGGTGTGCGCAGTGTTTATCTCTCGGACAAGGATTCGGTATTCGCGGCCCAAGAAGCGCACGATCTGTTGTCCTGGCTCAAGGCCTGTGCCGAACCGGATGTCGAACGTTCCCTGAAAGCCGCGCTGGCCTGTATCACCTTGAACCTGCCATTGGCAGAGCTAGAACGTCTGAACCAGGACGAGTTGGTCTGGGAAACCCGAGTCATGCAGTTCCGTGGCTATCGCGAGCTATGGCGCAAGCAAGGCGTGCTGCCGATGTTGCGACGCCTGCTGCACGACTTTCACCTGCCGCAAACCCTGATGACACGCACGGATGGCGAGCGCGTGCTGACCAACCTTTTGCATCTGTCGGAACTGATGCAGCAAGCGGCTGCGGAACTGGACGGCGAACAAGCGCTGATCCGCCATCTCGGCGAACTGCTGGCCGTGTCCGGTCAGGCCGGTGAAGAGCAAATTCTGCGTCTGGAGAGTGACGAGCAGCTGGTCAAAGTCGTGACCATCCACAAGTCCAAGGGCCTGGAATATCCACTGGTGTTCTTGCCGTTCATTTGTTCGGCGAAACCCGTGGATGGCAGCCGCTTGCCGCTGCATTACCACGACGGCGCGGGAAAGGCCCAGATAAGCCTCAAGCCAACCGCCGAACTGATTGCGCAAGCGGACGACGAGCGTCTGGCCGAAGACCTGCGCCTGCTCTACGTTGCCCTGACGCGGGCGCAGCACGCCTGTTGGTTGGGCGTGACGGATCTCAAGCGTGGCAATAACAACAGCTCGGTGCTGCACCTCTCTGCGCTGGGTTATTTGCTCGGTGGTGGCGCATCTCTAGGCGAGTCCAGCGAACTGAAACGCTGGCTGCAAGACCTGCAACAAGATTGCCCGGCCATCAGCACCGGTGAAATGCCGCCACCTACCGATGAGCATTACCAGCCGCCACGCAATGACGCCGTGCTGAGTGCCACGCTGTTGCCCAAGCGCAAGGCCAGCGAAAACTGGTGGATCGCCTCCTACAGCGCCTTGCGCATCAGCGACGTGTTGAGTGTCGGCAGCGATGAGGCACCGGACAGTCCGCAAGCGCAAAAACTATTCGATGATGAGCGCCTCGATCCCGACGCCCCGCGAGAAATCATTTCCGGTGGCGCCGATATCCATCGCTTTCCCCGTGGCCCCAATCCAGGAACGTTTCTTCACGGTTTGCTGGAATGGGCCGGTGATGACGGCTTTGCCGTTACCCGCGAGGCGCTGGAAGATGCGATCGCCCGTCGCTGCAACTTGCGTGGCTGGGAAGGCTGGATTACCACCCTGAGTGACTGGCTGCAGCATCTGCTCAAGTCGCCACTGCCAGTTGCAGGCGGGCAGCCGCCGGTTGTTCTGGAACAGCTGAAGCAATACCGCGTCGAGATGGAGTTCTGGTTCGCCAGCCATAAAGTCGACGTGCTCAAACTCGACGAACTGGTCCGGCAGCACACTCACAGGGGCGTGGCCCGCGTGGCGGCAGAACCGGTGCAACTCAACGGCATGTTCAAAGGCTTTATCGACCTGACCTTTGAACACAATGGCCGTTACTACGTGGCCGACTACAAATCCAACTGGCTCGGCGTGGATGATCTGGCCTACACCGAGCAGGCCATGGAACAGTCGATCCTCGACAACCGTTATGACCTGCAATACGTGTTGTACCTGCTGGCGTTGCACCGCCAACTCAAGGCCCGGCTGCCTGATTATGACTACGACCGACATGTCGGCGGGGCGTTGTATCTGTTTCTGCGCGGTACTCGCGCCGACAGTCGCGGTGTCTATTTTATTCGTCCGCCCCGCGAGCTGATCGAACGCCTCGACCGGATGTTCCAAGGCAAACCCGAACCCAAGACCGAACCCGCCTGGGAACAGGGAGTCCTGCTATGA